The following proteins come from a genomic window of Corynebacterium crudilactis:
- a CDS encoding carbohydrate ABC transporter permease, with protein sequence MSTLIAEPEVDKLRKKAKRSRRTEWWLAAALLAPNLLLLAIFTYRPLLDNFRLSFFNWNISSPNSTFIGLDNYIEFFTRDDTVQVVLNTLIFTACAVIGSMVLGLLLAMLLDQKLFGRNFVRSMVFAPFVISGAAIGVAFQFVFDPNFGLVQDLLGKIGVDSPQFYQSPGWALFMVTFTFVWKNLGYAFVIYLAALQGLNKDLAEAAAVDGANAWTRFWKVTFPQLRPTTFFLSITVTLNSVQVFDIIHTMTRGGPLGNGTTTLVYQVYTETFTNYRAGYGATVATILFLLLLIITVIQVRYMDKENKQK encoded by the coding sequence GTGTCCACATTAATCGCAGAACCAGAGGTGGATAAGCTACGCAAAAAGGCCAAGAGATCACGGCGGACTGAATGGTGGCTTGCCGCTGCACTTCTAGCTCCTAACTTGCTTCTTTTGGCAATTTTTACGTACCGACCACTGTTAGATAACTTCCGGTTGTCTTTTTTCAACTGGAATATTTCTTCACCCAACTCAACTTTCATCGGGCTGGATAATTACATCGAGTTTTTCACTCGAGATGACACAGTCCAAGTAGTGCTCAACACTCTCATCTTCACGGCATGCGCTGTGATTGGATCGATGGTGCTCGGCTTGCTGCTGGCCATGCTTTTGGATCAGAAGCTGTTTGGCCGTAACTTTGTTCGTTCTATGGTTTTCGCACCGTTTGTTATTTCTGGTGCTGCCATTGGTGTTGCTTTTCAGTTCGTCTTTGATCCAAATTTTGGTTTGGTTCAGGATTTACTAGGCAAGATTGGTGTAGATTCACCGCAGTTCTATCAAAGTCCTGGTTGGGCTTTGTTCATGGTGACCTTTACTTTTGTGTGGAAGAACCTTGGATATGCCTTCGTTATTTATCTTGCTGCTCTGCAGGGATTGAATAAGGATTTGGCGGAGGCCGCAGCGGTAGATGGCGCAAATGCGTGGACACGATTTTGGAAGGTTACTTTTCCACAGCTGCGCCCAACTACATTCTTCCTGTCGATTACTGTCACGCTGAACTCTGTGCAGGTCTTCGACATCATTCACACCATGACTCGTGGTGGCCCGTTAGGAAATGGCACGACCACGTTGGTCTACCAGGTCTATACCGAAACCTTCACTAACTATCGTGCGGGATACGGCGCGACGGTCGCAACGATTCTCTTCTTGTTGCTGCTCATTATCACCGTTATCCAAGTCCGCTATATGGATAAGGAGAACAAGCAGAAATGA
- a CDS encoding DoxX family protein, with protein MIRKLARPMLASFYIADGAEIVLNTSAHVEGTQLVLDRIRYVLPRKYAKLISKDPALVARAIGGTKVGAGSLLAIGRAPRTSAATLAILTIPTILARNAFWETQDAEEKRNRRNGFLTNIALLGGLFITSADTEGKPGVKWRATNAAKRSKKQLQQALPTKSETEKFGDKATDWFSDTSEKVTEYAHTAQDFVGENKDDWIKSATDTAHKVADSVSDYAHKASSYLEETSGEWLESAQANAKTARKSAVKAAGKAQDKANFALQVAEETTGRTQKKATKNYDKLQKQADKAIGRAQDKLKQFNS; from the coding sequence ATGATCCGTAAACTTGCTCGACCAATGCTTGCATCGTTCTACATCGCTGATGGCGCAGAAATAGTATTGAATACCAGCGCGCACGTCGAAGGCACGCAGCTCGTTCTGGATCGCATTCGTTATGTCCTTCCCCGTAAGTACGCAAAGCTCATTTCTAAGGATCCAGCACTTGTCGCTCGAGCCATTGGCGGAACCAAGGTTGGCGCAGGTTCACTTCTAGCAATCGGGCGTGCACCACGTACCTCCGCTGCTACCCTGGCCATCCTGACTATCCCAACTATCTTGGCCCGAAATGCGTTCTGGGAAACCCAAGATGCAGAGGAAAAGCGTAATCGTCGCAATGGATTCCTCACCAACATTGCTCTTCTAGGCGGCCTGTTCATCACTTCTGCCGACACTGAAGGTAAGCCAGGTGTGAAGTGGCGCGCCACCAACGCTGCAAAGCGCAGCAAGAAGCAGCTTCAGCAAGCACTGCCAACCAAATCTGAAACAGAAAAATTTGGGGACAAAGCTACTGATTGGTTCTCTGATACCTCTGAAAAGGTGACGGAGTACGCGCACACCGCACAGGATTTTGTTGGCGAGAATAAAGATGACTGGATCAAGAGCGCTACCGATACCGCTCACAAAGTAGCTGACTCTGTCAGCGACTATGCGCACAAGGCTTCTTCTTACCTCGAAGAAACCAGCGGTGAGTGGCTAGAATCAGCACAGGCCAATGCTAAGACTGCTCGTAAGTCTGCAGTGAAGGCAGCTGGAAAAGCACAAGACAAGGCAAACTTTGCCTTGCAGGTTGCAGAAGAAACCACCGGCCGTACGCAGAAGAAAGCCACCAAGAATTACGACAAGCTACAAAAGCAGGCTGACAAAGCAATCGGACGAGCTCAGGATAAATTGAAGCAGTTCAACAGCTAA
- a CDS encoding HelD family protein, giving the protein MTTTRNSESGSDIHNAPAIAISQEQAYVDVLFGRLDDEVTRSNQRLAEVMKDVDPYNPDPEALVRRETEYHGLNQKLDRLNLAQLGLVFGRIDVESVAEDAENPVVGHPGLDRRYIGRMGLDVREDNYRTLLLDWRSPMARPFYLATTVSPEGVHMRRHIRTRGRVVTGVDDEVLSGNSSEALEQGGVGSESVLHQALEQARSGHMRNIVETIQREQDEIIRDTTRGVMVVQGGPGTGKTAVALHRVAYLLYTWRDQLAKTGVLIIGPNKTFLEYISHVLPELGETGVVLSTIGELFPGIEPTGKESALTREIKGSEEMANILAEAVKAYQVTPERTIFITVDGIEISIDEKTVAKSRTRARRARQPHNMARPIFREHLIEQLAHQMAQIIGADPLGGKNLLSAADIDQLHDDLLDDAALLTIIDDFWPELRPQDVLYDLLTSEERIDVAAAGYDEETRSSLLRGELDPWAPTDAALLDELALLVGLPDPEEAREKADAKWREQIEDAQEVLDVLSSSQSSDIDDDIEAEVLSAFDVIDAETLAQRQTVTDNRTTAQRAQADHKWAYGHVIVDEAQELSPMEWRMVFRRSPSRWMTLVGDIAQTGSPAGVDDWAESLWPFVEKRFRHHELTVNYRTPAEIMTVANKLLEDINPNIAPAMAIRESGREVLQLPIDADVDEVIQRLTEEDPRRTVAVISSYEHHRDNFYVVDDIKGLEFDHVIVLDPAGIIEESPQGLQDLYVAVTRATQSLTIIGDL; this is encoded by the coding sequence GTGACCACCACCAGGAATTCTGAGTCAGGATCAGATATCCACAACGCTCCCGCCATCGCAATCAGCCAGGAACAGGCTTATGTTGATGTACTTTTTGGTCGCCTTGACGATGAAGTAACCAGGTCTAATCAACGCCTCGCAGAGGTTATGAAAGACGTCGATCCATACAATCCCGATCCAGAAGCTTTGGTTCGTCGTGAGACCGAATACCACGGACTTAACCAGAAGCTGGACCGACTAAATCTTGCCCAACTTGGATTGGTTTTTGGTCGTATCGATGTGGAGTCCGTGGCAGAAGATGCCGAAAACCCTGTCGTAGGTCACCCCGGATTAGATCGTCGCTATATCGGACGCATGGGTCTAGATGTGCGAGAAGACAACTATCGCACCCTGTTGCTGGATTGGCGTTCCCCGATGGCCAGGCCTTTTTATCTGGCCACCACGGTCTCACCTGAAGGCGTGCACATGCGCCGCCACATCCGCACGCGCGGCCGTGTTGTCACTGGCGTCGATGATGAAGTGCTGTCCGGCAATTCTTCCGAAGCTCTCGAACAAGGTGGTGTCGGTTCCGAATCTGTGCTCCATCAAGCTCTTGAGCAGGCCCGCAGTGGCCATATGCGCAATATTGTTGAGACAATTCAGCGAGAGCAAGATGAAATTATCCGTGATACCACCCGTGGCGTCATGGTGGTTCAAGGCGGACCTGGAACTGGCAAAACTGCTGTTGCACTGCACCGCGTGGCTTATTTGCTGTACACATGGCGTGATCAGCTGGCTAAAACTGGTGTCCTCATCATTGGTCCAAATAAGACATTTTTGGAATATATTTCCCACGTTTTGCCTGAGCTTGGTGAAACCGGCGTGGTCCTCTCTACTATCGGAGAGCTCTTTCCTGGAATTGAACCAACAGGCAAAGAAAGCGCTTTGACCCGGGAAATTAAAGGCAGCGAAGAGATGGCCAATATCCTTGCCGAGGCAGTGAAGGCGTACCAGGTCACTCCTGAACGAACAATCTTTATCACTGTCGATGGCATTGAGATTTCCATCGATGAAAAAACCGTCGCCAAATCTCGCACGCGTGCACGCCGGGCTCGACAACCGCATAATATGGCTCGCCCCATTTTCCGCGAGCATTTGATAGAACAACTCGCCCACCAAATGGCGCAGATCATCGGCGCTGATCCACTGGGGGGCAAAAATCTGCTCTCCGCAGCCGATATCGATCAGCTTCATGATGATTTACTTGACGACGCGGCCCTACTGACCATCATCGACGATTTTTGGCCGGAGCTGCGGCCTCAAGATGTCCTGTACGACCTCCTCACCTCAGAAGAACGCATAGATGTAGCTGCTGCGGGATATGACGAAGAAACTAGATCTTCTCTACTGCGTGGTGAGCTCGATCCGTGGGCACCAACAGATGCAGCACTTTTAGATGAATTAGCACTACTCGTCGGGCTTCCTGATCCCGAAGAAGCACGCGAAAAAGCAGATGCCAAGTGGCGTGAACAAATTGAGGATGCGCAGGAAGTGCTCGATGTTCTCAGTTCTTCACAGTCTTCCGATATTGATGATGACATCGAAGCCGAAGTTCTCTCCGCTTTCGACGTCATCGATGCTGAAACACTCGCGCAGCGTCAAACCGTGACAGATAATCGCACGACTGCGCAACGTGCCCAAGCAGATCACAAGTGGGCTTATGGGCATGTCATTGTTGACGAAGCCCAAGAACTCAGTCCGATGGAATGGCGCATGGTCTTTCGACGCAGTCCGTCTCGGTGGATGACACTAGTTGGAGATATTGCTCAAACTGGTTCACCAGCCGGTGTTGATGATTGGGCAGAGTCCCTGTGGCCTTTCGTCGAAAAGCGTTTCAGGCACCACGAACTCACCGTCAATTATCGCACCCCCGCCGAGATCATGACTGTGGCCAATAAGCTGCTGGAAGACATCAATCCAAACATCGCGCCGGCGATGGCTATTCGAGAATCTGGCCGTGAGGTGCTGCAGTTGCCCATCGATGCCGATGTGGATGAGGTTATCCAGCGCTTAACCGAAGAAGATCCACGGCGAACAGTTGCTGTGATCTCCTCATATGAACACCATAGAGATAATTTCTATGTAGTGGATGATATCAAGGGCCTAGAATTTGACCATGTCATCGTGCTAGATCCTGCAGGAATTATCGAAGAATCCCCGCAGGGTCTGCAAGATCTCTACGTTGCAGTAACCCGTGCAACGCAGAGTCTCACCATCATTGGAGATCTTTAA
- a CDS encoding DUF2339 domain-containing protein yields MDLNPSDRMALHSALEKLSASATAMASASNDIKDLVARLDSHTTPLIDAAPAPSTINAAAEPRLVEPLTYATSSARPSLLIEARSNRIPRYVRHRTLDPASAGWPLGVDKRSAQAPAYPRPVRPARPAKPPMTSEEKIMRGVAIGGGIITVAGVILLVSVAIQRGWLGPLGRVIGAYLLAIAFTTAASYVRKRGTRTEAIVALTVTAQITFIATTSAIIFILDWWPPGLGSLAILIGNLAFLMLGRLWSLSKTERAIKEGHAVFVGAIIVSGISTLLFAITEQAWWPILSVIAALLMSYRISTNIIRGTIAVFAVLLQFILNGAWQFYSWPAALTGVIGALLLIALTLWDPLKITALNRKEIAIAEYWRGFETNPVSTWSGIVAPALILVFTTNIFAFMALPWLAIPVVAGMAILGFIALYSTDASAVETQRIARLTSVVGLALVAGTFVQLFYYELPTKPEFVIGFFAVGAALFIWLRTIPAERQLGVVPWVAWLIAAVAMAGVLLRNVVSVSPLWLTDMPALIQALLILVFIAATVQARRNFYGHKLWLQILVGLTLLTLSAIAIVTITTFMGNLIAGNAGMMLGFLIGHATVSILWMVIAAALMLNRKLLNAPGALWTGVGLAVAGTVKLVFFDLVALSGVPRAIAFLLSGIALLTIAAMRGRRTSEHHVAEHAIAQEQPGSVTEAQDHVAETN; encoded by the coding sequence ATGGACCTGAACCCTTCAGACAGAATGGCTCTCCACTCCGCACTGGAAAAGCTTTCTGCATCGGCCACAGCTATGGCCTCTGCGAGCAACGATATTAAAGATCTCGTTGCCCGCTTAGACAGCCACACAACTCCGCTTATCGACGCGGCCCCCGCCCCTTCCACGATCAACGCCGCTGCCGAGCCAAGGCTCGTCGAACCATTAACGTATGCAACGTCATCGGCACGGCCTTCGCTGTTAATAGAGGCACGCAGTAATCGCATTCCTCGCTATGTACGCCACCGCACTTTAGATCCCGCGAGTGCAGGCTGGCCGTTAGGCGTCGATAAGCGATCTGCGCAAGCACCTGCCTACCCGCGCCCGGTCAGACCGGCTCGTCCGGCAAAGCCGCCGATGACCTCAGAGGAAAAGATCATGCGTGGCGTTGCCATCGGCGGTGGCATCATCACTGTGGCCGGTGTGATTTTGCTTGTCTCCGTGGCAATCCAGCGTGGTTGGCTGGGACCGCTCGGCCGAGTAATTGGCGCATATCTCCTTGCGATCGCTTTTACTACCGCGGCTTCCTATGTTCGCAAACGCGGAACACGGACCGAAGCTATCGTCGCTTTGACAGTGACCGCCCAGATTACTTTTATCGCTACCACCAGCGCCATCATATTTATTCTTGATTGGTGGCCGCCTGGTCTTGGCTCCCTCGCGATCCTTATCGGAAATCTAGCGTTCTTGATGCTGGGCCGGCTGTGGAGTCTCTCTAAAACCGAGAGAGCAATTAAAGAAGGCCACGCAGTCTTTGTGGGCGCCATCATTGTCTCAGGTATCTCAACATTGCTCTTTGCAATCACGGAACAAGCCTGGTGGCCGATCCTGTCTGTCATCGCCGCATTGCTCATGTCCTACCGCATCTCCACCAATATCATCCGTGGAACCATCGCGGTATTCGCTGTGCTCCTCCAGTTCATTCTCAATGGAGCATGGCAATTTTACTCCTGGCCGGCAGCACTCACAGGCGTCATCGGAGCACTACTACTTATCGCGCTCACCTTGTGGGATCCCCTCAAAATCACCGCACTCAACCGTAAAGAAATTGCGATTGCAGAGTACTGGCGAGGATTCGAAACCAACCCTGTATCCACCTGGTCAGGCATTGTCGCCCCAGCATTAATCTTGGTGTTCACAACCAACATTTTTGCCTTCATGGCTTTGCCATGGCTAGCAATACCAGTCGTGGCAGGAATGGCCATACTCGGATTTATCGCCCTCTACTCCACCGATGCTTCAGCTGTGGAAACACAGCGCATCGCCCGCCTTACCTCCGTGGTTGGCCTTGCGCTTGTAGCTGGCACTTTTGTCCAACTGTTCTATTACGAACTACCTACCAAACCGGAATTCGTCATTGGATTCTTCGCCGTAGGTGCTGCACTCTTTATCTGGCTTCGAACAATTCCTGCAGAACGTCAACTAGGAGTTGTGCCATGGGTTGCCTGGCTTATAGCAGCCGTTGCAATGGCTGGCGTACTGCTCCGCAATGTAGTGAGCGTTTCCCCACTATGGCTCACCGATATGCCAGCGCTGATTCAAGCACTACTAATCCTCGTGTTTATCGCAGCAACCGTACAAGCCCGACGCAACTTCTATGGACACAAACTCTGGCTCCAAATCCTGGTCGGGCTAACACTTCTCACGCTATCTGCCATTGCCATCGTGACTATCACAACGTTTATGGGCAATCTCATCGCCGGCAATGCAGGCATGATGCTGGGCTTCCTCATCGGACACGCCACTGTATCTATCCTCTGGATGGTTATTGCTGCAGCACTCATGCTTAATCGAAAGCTTCTCAATGCCCCCGGAGCCCTATGGACTGGCGTTGGCCTAGCAGTTGCCGGCACCGTCAAGTTGGTCTTCTTCGATTTAGTAGCGCTTTCAGGAGTTCCCCGCGCCATCGCCTTCCTCTTGTCTGGTATTGCACTACTCACTATCGCGGCTATGCGTGGCCGCCGCACCTCTGAACATCATGTGGCAGAACATGCCATCGCTCAAGAGCAACCGGGTTCCGTGACTGAGGCTCAGGATCACGTCGCTGAAACAAACTAA
- a CDS encoding MBL fold metallo-hydrolase — MTNDLTLHHISVSQMDNNCYLLAANGNGLLIDAADDAPALLKLAEDAGVTITKILTTHRHADHVRALPEILQATGATHYAPFLEVPALPAAVDVELHHGDSIEFEGYVFPISILRGHTPGGAMLTAEIDGKTHLFVGDSLFPGGLGKTSSEGDFVRLFNDAKERVFDIYSDDSIVWPGHGTNTTLGAERPQLEIWWERRW, encoded by the coding sequence ATGACTAACGATCTCACTCTGCACCATATTTCCGTGTCCCAAATGGACAATAATTGCTACCTTTTGGCGGCTAATGGAAACGGTTTACTCATCGACGCAGCAGATGACGCACCTGCTCTACTCAAACTAGCCGAAGATGCCGGCGTCACCATCACCAAGATCCTCACCACTCACCGCCACGCAGATCACGTTCGTGCACTGCCGGAAATTCTCCAGGCAACTGGTGCAACTCACTATGCGCCTTTCCTAGAAGTTCCCGCACTACCTGCGGCAGTCGATGTGGAACTGCATCATGGAGATTCAATCGAATTCGAAGGATATGTATTCCCTATCAGCATTCTTCGTGGACATACTCCAGGTGGCGCGATGCTCACCGCTGAAATTGATGGGAAAACTCACCTTTTCGTGGGTGACAGCTTATTCCCCGGCGGTTTAGGAAAAACAAGCAGCGAAGGCGACTTTGTTCGACTATTCAACGATGCCAAAGAACGCGTCTTTGACATCTACTCTGATGATTCCATTGTTTGGCCAGGTCACGGCACCAACACTACCCTCGGCGCAGAGCGTCCACAGCTTGAAATTTGGTGGGAACGACGTTGGTAG
- the infC gene encoding translation initiation factor IF-3 → MVRYVKFSRTANRGVHISAEARINERIRVPEVRLVGPNGEQVGIVRIEDARKLAFDADLDLVEVAPNAKPPVCKIMDYGKFKYEAAQKARESRKNQQQTVVKEQKLRPKIDDHDYETKKSNVIRFLEKGSKVKVTIMFRGREQARPELGYRLLERLANDVVDFGIVETRAKQDGRNMTMVLGPVRKGKK, encoded by the coding sequence GTGGTTCGGTACGTCAAATTTTCCCGCACTGCAAACAGAGGAGTCCACATCAGCGCTGAAGCTCGCATTAATGAGCGCATCCGAGTTCCCGAGGTCCGTCTAGTCGGACCTAACGGTGAGCAGGTTGGCATTGTTCGTATTGAAGATGCCCGCAAGCTCGCTTTCGACGCAGACCTAGACCTGGTCGAGGTCGCACCCAACGCCAAACCTCCGGTCTGCAAGATCATGGACTACGGAAAGTTCAAGTACGAAGCGGCCCAAAAGGCTCGTGAGTCACGCAAGAATCAGCAGCAGACCGTGGTCAAGGAGCAAAAGCTTCGTCCCAAGATCGATGATCATGATTATGAGACGAAGAAGAGCAACGTGATCCGCTTCCTTGAGAAGGGATCAAAGGTCAAGGTTACGATCATGTTCCGTGGTCGTGAGCAAGCCCGCCCAGAGCTTGGCTACAGACTCCTTGAGCGCTTGGCAAACGATGTCGTAGACTTCGGCATCGTGGAAACTCGCGCAAAGCAGGACGGACGAAACATGACAATGGTTCTCGGTCCGGTGCGCAAGGGCAAGAAATAA
- the uvrA gene encoding excinuclease ABC subunit UvrA, translating to MADRLVVRGAREHNLKGVDIDLPRDSMVVFTGLSGSGKSSLAFDTIFAEGQRRYVESLSSYARMFLGQMDKPDVDLIDGLSPAVSIDQKSTNRNPRSTVGTITEVYDYLRLLYARAGTAHCPVCDAPVQRQTPQQMVDQILEMEEGLKFQILAPVVRTRKGEFVDLFADLASQGYSRVRVDGEVHQLSDPPKLEKQIKHDIDVVVDRLQVKATQKQRLTDSIETALRLADGVAVLEFVGLAEDDPNRLRRFSEKMSCPNGHALSVDELEPRAFSFNSPYGACPACDGLGVRTEVDIDLIIPDPDAPVTKAVQPWNSSPNHSYFEKLIEGLAKALDFDPETPYSTLTAAQKKALVYGSKEEVSVRYKNRYGRVRSWTAPFEGVMGYFDRKLEQTDSETQKDRLLGYTREVHCKTCKGARLKPEILAVRLDSGSHGALSIAGLTALSVHEAFEFLDNLTLGKREEMIAGAVLREIHARLKFLLDVGLAYLTLDRAAGTLSGGEAQRIRLATQIGSGLAGVLYVLDEPSIGLHQRDNQRLITTLEHLRDIGNTLIVVEHDEDTIRRADWLVDIGPRAGEFGGEVVYQGEPQGILDCEESLTGAYLSGRRTLGVPDNRREIDTDRQLKVVGARENNLQGIDVKIPLGVLCCITGVSGSGKSTLVNQILAKVLANKLNRARQVPGRAKRVEGLEHLDKLVQVDQSPIGRTPRSNPATYTGVFDKVRALFAETTEAKVRGYKPGRFSFNIKGGRCEACQGDGTLKIEMNFLPDVYVPCEVCDGQRYNRETLEVKYKGKNIAEVLNMPISEAADFFEPITSIHRYLATLVDVGLGYVRLGQAATTLSGGEAQRVKLAAELQKRSNGRTIYILDEPTTGLHFEDIRKLMMVIQGLVDKGNSVIIIEHNLDVIKAADWIVDMGPEGGSGGGTVVAEGTPEQVAEVKGSYTGQYLKELL from the coding sequence GTGGCTGATCGGCTAGTAGTGCGCGGAGCGCGTGAACACAACCTTAAAGGTGTGGATATTGACCTGCCACGTGACTCGATGGTGGTGTTCACCGGATTGTCTGGCTCAGGTAAATCATCCCTGGCATTTGACACTATTTTTGCCGAAGGTCAGCGTCGATACGTCGAATCACTGTCAAGTTATGCCCGCATGTTTTTGGGCCAGATGGATAAACCGGATGTTGATTTAATCGATGGATTATCACCAGCTGTCTCCATTGATCAAAAATCAACTAACCGTAATCCGCGTTCTACGGTGGGCACTATCACGGAGGTCTATGATTACCTTCGCTTGTTGTACGCCCGCGCGGGAACAGCACACTGCCCAGTCTGTGACGCTCCTGTGCAACGGCAGACACCACAGCAGATGGTTGATCAGATCTTGGAGATGGAAGAAGGGCTGAAATTCCAAATCTTGGCGCCAGTGGTGCGTACTCGAAAAGGTGAATTTGTTGATCTTTTTGCAGATCTAGCATCCCAAGGCTATTCCCGTGTCCGGGTCGATGGGGAAGTGCATCAGCTCTCTGATCCACCTAAGCTGGAAAAACAAATTAAGCATGATATTGATGTCGTGGTTGATCGTTTGCAGGTTAAGGCAACCCAGAAGCAACGCCTGACTGATTCCATTGAAACTGCCCTGCGTTTGGCTGATGGCGTGGCAGTGCTGGAATTTGTGGGGCTTGCTGAAGATGATCCCAATAGGCTCCGCCGATTCTCTGAAAAGATGAGCTGCCCTAATGGCCATGCACTATCTGTAGATGAGCTGGAACCTCGTGCATTTTCTTTCAACTCGCCATATGGTGCTTGCCCTGCGTGTGATGGCTTGGGCGTGCGCACTGAAGTTGATATTGATCTGATCATCCCAGATCCAGATGCGCCAGTAACAAAAGCTGTGCAGCCATGGAACTCTAGCCCTAATCACTCTTATTTCGAGAAGTTAATTGAAGGCCTTGCCAAGGCTTTAGATTTTGATCCAGAAACGCCTTATAGCACGCTGACTGCCGCGCAGAAGAAGGCATTAGTTTATGGCTCTAAAGAAGAAGTAAGTGTTCGCTATAAGAATAGGTATGGCCGCGTTCGTTCATGGACGGCTCCTTTTGAGGGAGTCATGGGGTATTTTGATCGAAAATTGGAACAGACTGATTCTGAAACCCAAAAAGATCGCCTGCTGGGCTACACCCGTGAAGTGCACTGCAAAACCTGTAAAGGTGCTCGTCTCAAGCCGGAAATTTTGGCGGTTCGCCTAGATTCTGGCAGCCATGGAGCACTGTCTATTGCCGGATTAACAGCCCTGTCTGTACATGAAGCTTTCGAATTTTTGGATAACCTCACCCTGGGTAAGCGCGAAGAAATGATTGCGGGTGCCGTACTGAGGGAGATTCACGCTCGCCTCAAGTTCCTACTTGATGTGGGTCTTGCGTACCTCACCCTGGATCGTGCTGCTGGCACGCTCTCAGGCGGTGAAGCTCAGCGCATCCGCCTAGCAACCCAGATTGGTTCCGGTCTAGCTGGTGTGCTTTATGTCCTTGATGAGCCTTCAATTGGCTTGCATCAACGAGATAACCAACGCTTGATTACCACTCTCGAGCACCTTCGAGATATCGGAAATACCTTGATCGTTGTTGAACACGATGAAGATACAATCAGGCGCGCTGATTGGCTTGTTGATATCGGGCCACGTGCTGGTGAATTCGGTGGAGAAGTAGTCTACCAGGGTGAACCGCAGGGAATCCTGGACTGCGAGGAATCCCTGACAGGTGCTTATCTCTCGGGGCGTCGTACACTCGGAGTTCCAGATAACCGACGTGAGATTGATACTGATCGACAACTCAAGGTCGTTGGAGCACGAGAAAATAACCTCCAAGGAATTGATGTAAAAATTCCACTCGGAGTGTTGTGCTGCATCACTGGTGTGTCCGGTTCAGGTAAATCCACGCTGGTAAACCAGATTTTGGCAAAGGTACTGGCTAATAAGCTGAACCGCGCTCGTCAGGTGCCTGGACGCGCAAAACGTGTCGAAGGTCTTGAACACTTGGACAAATTAGTTCAGGTAGATCAATCGCCAATTGGTCGAACCCCCCGGTCAAACCCGGCAACATATACCGGCGTTTTTGATAAAGTCCGTGCCTTGTTCGCAGAGACCACAGAAGCGAAGGTACGTGGCTATAAGCCCGGCCGTTTTTCTTTCAATATCAAGGGCGGACGCTGTGAAGCATGCCAGGGCGATGGCACCTTGAAAATTGAAATGAATTTCCTCCCAGATGTGTATGTGCCATGTGAAGTATGTGATGGACAGCGCTACAACCGTGAAACCCTTGAAGTGAAATACAAGGGGAAAAATATCGCTGAAGTGTTGAATATGCCGATTTCTGAGGCAGCAGACTTCTTTGAGCCCATCACATCAATTCACCGTTACTTGGCAACGCTTGTTGATGTTGGTCTTGGTTATGTGCGTTTGGGTCAAGCTGCAACGACCCTGTCTGGCGGTGAAGCTCAGCGCGTGAAGCTTGCAGCTGAGCTACAAAAACGCTCCAACGGACGCACCATTTACATCTTGGATGAGCCCACTACTGGTTTGCACTTTGAGGATATTCGCAAGCTCATGATGGTGATCCAGGGCCTAGTGGATAAGGGTAACTCTGTGATCATCATCGAACATAACCTTGATGTGATCAAGGCTGCCGATTGGATTGTCGATATGGGTCCTGAAGGTGGATCCGGAGGCGGAACCGTGGTGGCAGAAGGAACTCCTGAACAAGTCGCCGAGGTTAAGGGATCCTACACCGGTCAGTATCTTAAAGAGTTACTGTAG
- the rpmI gene encoding 50S ribosomal protein L35 has protein sequence MKNKTHKGTAKRVKVTGSGKLVREQANRRHLLEGKASTRTRRLKGIVEVDKADTKRMKRLLGKA, from the coding sequence ATGAAGAACAAGACCCACAAGGGCACCGCAAAGCGCGTTAAGGTGACTGGTTCCGGCAAGCTCGTTCGCGAGCAGGCTAACCGCCGCCACCTTCTCGAAGGCAAGGCATCCACCCGCACCCGTCGCCTGAAGGGCATCGTTGAGGTTGACAAGGCCGACACCAAGCGCATGAAGCGCCTGCTCGGCAAGGCTTAG
- the rplT gene encoding 50S ribosomal protein L20, whose protein sequence is MARVKRSVNAKKKRREILKSAKGYRGQRSRLYRKAKEQWLHSMTYSYRDRRARKSEFRKLWIQRINAGARMNGITYNRLIQGLRLAEIEVDRKILADLAVNDFATFSAICEAAKAALPEDVNAPKAA, encoded by the coding sequence GTGGCACGTGTCAAGCGGTCAGTCAACGCCAAGAAGAAGCGTCGCGAAATTCTAAAGTCCGCAAAGGGCTACCGCGGCCAGCGCTCACGCCTTTACCGTAAGGCTAAGGAGCAGTGGCTGCACTCCATGACTTACTCTTACCGCGATCGTCGCGCCCGTAAGAGCGAGTTCCGTAAGCTATGGATCCAGCGTATCAACGCTGGTGCCCGTATGAACGGCATCACTTACAACCGTCTCATCCAGGGCCTGCGCCTTGCTGAGATCGAAGTTGACCGTAAGATCCTTGCTGATCTCGCAGTCAATGACTTCGCAACCTTCTCCGCAATTTGCGAAGCTGCTAAGGCTGCACTTCCTGAGGACGTTAACGCTCCAAAGGCTGCTTAA